One genomic segment of Sphingobacteriales bacterium includes these proteins:
- a CDS encoding ester cyclase, whose product MKRQIKYLTPAFFASCIFLTACNNSNPTDNSTTNIQTTMDSVTQKIEANKQLVRLWILDGWNNNRNKEVVDQVFAQDWVDGNPTFADQPKGIEGAMYFVEQYRNALPDIQFNITHLVADTDYVTFRFEATATHKGTLMGIPATGKKVAITGIVIHKVENGRFAKSWNEVDLLGLKMQLEQK is encoded by the coding sequence ATGAAACGACAAATCAAATATCTGACGCCTGCTTTTTTTGCGAGTTGCATCTTTCTGACGGCTTGCAACAATTCAAACCCGACAGACAACTCAACAACTAACATTCAGACAACAATGGACAGCGTAACACAAAAAATTGAAGCCAACAAACAACTCGTCCGACTTTGGATTTTGGATGGGTGGAACAATAACCGAAACAAAGAAGTGGTTGACCAGGTATTCGCTCAGGACTGGGTGGACGGTAATCCGACTTTTGCTGACCAGCCAAAAGGGATTGAAGGTGCAATGTATTTTGTAGAGCAATACCGTAATGCACTTCCAGACATTCAATTCAACATTACGCACCTGGTTGCCGACACTGACTATGTGACATTTCGCTTTGAAGCGACCGCCACTCATAAGGGAACTTTAATGGGTATTCCAGCGACAGGGAAAAAAGTTGCCATTACAGGAATTGTAATCCATAAAGTTGAGAACGGACGATTTGCAAAATCTTGGAACGAGGTGGACTTGCTTGGACTGAAAATGCAACTTGAGCAGAAATAA
- a CDS encoding ABC transporter permease subunit yields the protein MKKILIIARRELGVFFDSLIAYILLIVFLGLSGFFTWITGNGDVFFTGEASIRPFFTIAFWTLFFFIPALTMRMLAEEKKTGTIELLLTKAVTDRQVILGKFLACMALVGLAVLFTLPWYYTITTLGKVDHGSIITGYIGIMLLAAAYAGIGLFASSITDNQIVAFLLALLIGVVFLFIFGVLAGTSSGFLAYVFNYLSLENHYDSIMRGVLDTKDIFYLLSICFLGLSLAEVMLARRRVAE from the coding sequence ATGAAAAAAATACTAATAATAGCGCGCCGCGAATTAGGCGTATTTTTCGACTCGTTAATTGCCTATATTTTATTGATTGTATTTTTAGGTTTATCCGGATTTTTTACCTGGATAACCGGCAACGGTGACGTGTTTTTTACCGGAGAAGCCTCTATAAGGCCGTTTTTTACCATCGCTTTTTGGACGCTCTTCTTCTTTATTCCAGCCCTAACTATGCGTATGTTGGCCGAAGAAAAGAAAACCGGTACCATTGAACTATTGCTAACAAAAGCCGTAACCGACAGGCAAGTTATTTTAGGCAAATTTTTAGCGTGTATGGCTTTAGTGGGGTTGGCCGTATTGTTTACCCTGCCCTGGTATTACACTATTACCACTTTGGGCAAAGTTGACCACGGCAGTATCATTACTGGTTATATTGGCATTATGTTATTAGCTGCCGCCTACGCCGGCATAGGCTTGTTTGCCAGTAGTATTACCGATAATCAAATTGTTGCCTTTTTATTGGCGTTACTGATTGGCGTAGTGTTTTTATTTATTTTTGGCGTCTTGGCCGGCACCAGTTCCGGATTTTTAGCCTATGTTTTTAACTATTTAAGCCTCGAAAATCATTACGATTCCATTATGCGCGGCGTTTTAGATACAAAAGATATTTTTTATTTACTAAGTATTTGCTTTTTAGGATTAAGCTTGGCCGAAGTTATGTTAGCGCGCCGCCGTGTGGCTGAATAA
- a CDS encoding ATP-binding cassette domain-containing protein, producing MNIKVSNLVKKYDTQRAVDGISFEVKSGEIVGFLGPNGAGKTTTMKILTCYMAPTEGEVTIGDYTINKDADLIKRQVGYLPENNPLYLDMPVMEYLHFSAAIQGVAQQNIPARIKEMVRLCGLDREKHKKIGELSKGYRQRVGLAQAMIHDPAVLILDEPTTGLDPNQIVEIRELIRELGREKTLIFSTHILPEVEATCNRILIINDGKIVADGNPTELRRQASGREITKVRIEDAQPNEVFNTLRNLETVSLVDWDGKSNFFQVESKPELSSRRNIFSLAVANNWVITELTPVERDLEEIFRNLTLK from the coding sequence ATGAATATTAAAGTAAGCAACCTCGTAAAAAAGTACGATACACAACGTGCAGTCGATGGTATTTCGTTTGAGGTAAAAAGTGGCGAAATTGTAGGATTTTTAGGACCTAACGGGGCAGGAAAAACTACAACTATGAAAATTTTAACTTGCTATATGGCCCCTACCGAAGGCGAAGTAACCATAGGCGACTACACTATTAATAAAGATGCCGACTTAATTAAACGCCAAGTTGGGTATTTGCCCGAAAACAACCCCCTGTATTTAGATATGCCCGTAATGGAATACCTGCATTTTTCGGCAGCCATACAAGGCGTAGCACAACAAAATATACCCGCACGCATTAAAGAAATGGTGCGCCTTTGCGGCTTAGACCGCGAAAAACACAAAAAAATTGGCGAACTGTCAAAAGGATACCGACAACGGGTTGGGCTGGCTCAAGCTATGATTCACGACCCCGCCGTACTAATTTTAGATGAGCCTACCACCGGATTAGACCCCAACCAAATTGTAGAAATACGCGAACTTATACGCGAATTAGGCCGCGAAAAAACCCTTATTTTTAGTACCCATATCTTGCCCGAAGTAGAGGCAACCTGCAACCGCATTTTAATTATCAACGACGGGAAAATTGTAGCAGACGGCAACCCTACCGAACTTCGAAGGCAGGCAAGTGGCCGCGAAATTACCAAAGTCCGGATTGAAGACGCCCAACCTAACGAAGTGTTTAATACCCTGCGCAATTTAGAAACTGTTTCGTTAGTGGACTGGGACGGGAAAAGCAACTTTTTTCAGGTCGAAAGCAAACCCGAGCTAAGCTCAAGACGCAATATATTTAGCCTTGCCGTTGCCAATAACTGGGTTATAACCGAACTTACCCCCGTAGAGCGCGACCTCGAAGAAATATTTAGAAACCTTACCCTGAAATAA
- a CDS encoding NADAR family protein yields the protein MRHKLDPNEIRVYHRENSCIFKKNKEEFGALSNMASGFPLRINGVDIRTSEALFQVCRFPHLPELQEKILAQNSPMFVKMISDKNKKEDREDWHHLSLKVMKWCINVKLAQNFILFGTALHETGLKNIVENSAKDNFWGAIPNEDNTIFTGKNALGRLLMDLRQTFYSKDIYSLLLIEPPQISNFLLLNEPIGIIDERQNFITALQNYWQSSYSNIEELTYEHEPSTKTKTTMQRKKKKADTASSPNLFSNF from the coding sequence ATGAGACACAAACTTGACCCAAACGAAATAAGAGTTTACCATAGAGAAAACTCCTGTATTTTCAAAAAAAACAAGGAAGAGTTTGGCGCACTGTCTAATATGGCATCGGGTTTTCCTTTGCGCATCAATGGTGTTGACATCCGGACATCTGAAGCACTTTTTCAAGTATGTAGGTTTCCGCATTTACCTGAATTACAAGAAAAAATTCTTGCACAAAATAGTCCGATGTTTGTAAAAATGATTAGTGACAAAAATAAAAAGGAAGACAGAGAAGATTGGCACCACCTGAGCTTGAAAGTTATGAAATGGTGTATCAATGTAAAACTTGCACAAAACTTTATTTTATTTGGGACGGCCCTACATGAAACTGGTTTGAAGAATATCGTTGAGAATTCAGCTAAAGATAATTTTTGGGGAGCAATTCCAAATGAAGACAACACAATTTTTACCGGAAAGAACGCACTTGGCAGATTACTAATGGACTTGCGACAGACGTTTTACAGCAAAGACATTTATTCGCTGCTCTTAATTGAGCCACCACAAATTAGTAATTTTCTACTTTTAAACGAACCAATAGGCATTATTGACGAAAGGCAAAACTTTATTACTGCATTGCAAAACTATTGGCAAAGCTCCTACAGCAATATTGAAGAGCTAACATATGAACATGAACCTTCAACCAAGACAAAAACCACGATGCAACGAAAAAAGAAAAAAGCAGATACAGCTTCATCTCCAAATCTGTTCAGTAATTTCTAA
- a CDS encoding GldG family protein → MLTKTALRNRILLIIGVLIVANWLFSRLYFRLDFTADKRYTLSNATRNILSGLEEPITVTGYFSDNLPPAVNKARTDFEEMLVEYANASGGNLVFDFVNPSETPEKEKEVQQAGIQPVGIQVRERNEAKQQRAYLGAKLQYKDKTEIIPVIQPGQSVEYDLSSLIKKMAAGSKPKIGLVQGHGEATLQAIPQAAQELTVLYDVVPATLSDSALVSKYQTLAIIAPRDSFAPGDFAALDKFLASGKGILVALNQAETALPQSPMVQPNATGLSAWLTQKGVTVGNNMVVDKQFGSMNLMVPQQFGSFGTVMAMQQVRLPYIPLVKKFAEHPITNGIEGVSFPFVSSLAAATGGTGQFTPLAFSSAKSGIVELPTQLENEVNEGLYITSGLALAGVVEGNLSGNTPARMVVFGDADFCLNSDGTNPQAQPQEIDPNNVILFVNALDWLTDNSGLAELRTKGITGNPITAEGLTDAKKDFIKWINFLLPLGLVIGYGFYRSLRRNRQKTKWATERYT, encoded by the coding sequence ATGTTAACAAAAACCGCATTACGCAACCGTATTTTGCTAATTATTGGCGTTTTAATTGTAGCCAACTGGTTGTTTAGTCGCTTGTATTTTAGGCTCGATTTTACCGCCGATAAACGCTATACTTTGAGCAACGCCACGCGCAATATCTTATCCGGATTAGAAGAGCCTATTACTGTAACCGGATATTTCTCGGACAATTTACCCCCAGCTGTAAATAAAGCTCGCACCGATTTTGAAGAAATGTTGGTCGAGTATGCCAACGCCTCGGGCGGCAATTTGGTATTCGATTTTGTAAACCCCAGCGAAACCCCTGAAAAAGAAAAAGAGGTGCAGCAAGCCGGCATTCAGCCCGTAGGCATACAAGTGCGCGAGCGCAACGAAGCCAAACAGCAACGCGCTTACCTTGGGGCAAAACTGCAATACAAAGATAAAACCGAAATTATACCCGTAATTCAACCTGGGCAGTCTGTTGAGTACGACTTATCTTCTTTAATTAAAAAGATGGCCGCCGGCAGCAAACCCAAAATTGGCTTGGTGCAAGGCCACGGCGAGGCAACCCTTCAGGCCATACCCCAAGCGGCTCAAGAGCTAACTGTGCTTTATGATGTTGTGCCCGCTACCCTTTCTGACTCGGCTTTAGTTAGTAAATACCAAACCTTAGCCATTATTGCCCCCCGCGACTCGTTTGCACCCGGCGATTTTGCCGCCTTAGATAAATTTTTGGCCTCGGGCAAAGGCATTTTAGTAGCCCTAAACCAAGCCGAAACCGCCTTGCCACAGTCGCCAATGGTGCAGCCCAATGCCACCGGACTATCGGCATGGCTTACCCAAAAAGGGGTAACAGTTGGCAATAATATGGTGGTTGACAAACAATTTGGCAGCATGAACCTAATGGTGCCGCAGCAATTTGGCTCCTTTGGCACAGTAATGGCCATGCAACAAGTGCGCTTGCCCTATATTCCGTTAGTGAAAAAATTTGCCGAGCACCCTATTACAAATGGTATCGAAGGCGTTAGCTTTCCGTTTGTCAGTTCGCTGGCTGCAGCAACAGGCGGCACAGGGCAATTTACCCCTTTGGCGTTCTCCTCTGCAAAGTCAGGTATTGTTGAATTGCCCACTCAGTTAGAAAACGAAGTAAATGAAGGCTTGTATATTACCTCCGGATTGGCTTTGGCCGGCGTAGTCGAAGGTAATTTATCCGGAAATACCCCCGCCCGAATGGTTGTGTTTGGCGATGCCGACTTTTGCCTCAACAGCGACGGCACTAATCCGCAAGCTCAACCTCAGGAAATTGACCCCAATAACGTAATTTTATTTGTAAACGCCTTAGACTGGCTAACCGATAACTCGGGGCTTGCCGAACTGCGCACCAAAGGTATTACAGGCAACCCAATTACCGCCGAAGGCTTGACCGATGCTAAAAAAGATTTTATTAAATGGATTAACTTTTTATTGCCCTTAGGTTTGGTTATTGGCTATGGCTTTTACCGGTCGCTGCGCCGTAACCGCCAAAAAACCAAATGGGCAACCGAGCGTTATACCTAA
- a CDS encoding proline iminopeptidase-family hydrolase, whose amino-acid sequence MKNLIITTLILTSLCSCNQSSETSDTVSTQDTISTNYEIKTGGSKMIQVDGKYNVWTKKVGDGKIKVLLLHGGPGFTHDYFECFEDFLPKEGIEFYYYDQLGVGNSDIPTDTSLWNIPRYVEEVEQVRKGLGLDNFYLLGHSWGGMLAMEYLQKYQSHVKAAVLSNMTAGMKSYTSYTEQLKQKLFTQQELKTYDSLDKLKLYDSPQYQDLLMNKLYTQVAYRKPVEEWAEPLMRAFKKANHTIYIHMQGVDEFHVTGNFKDWEMWDRLSNIKVPTLVIGGMKDEMNPDDIKKEGQLILNSRTYLCPNGSHMSMYDDQQNYFKKSYCIFERRGRKQVYARQKAIKQQPTRVTVAQLKFYKAGFWAKPPAVAAFAAF is encoded by the coding sequence ATGAAGAATTTAATCATTACAACTCTTATTTTGACCAGCTTATGCTCTTGCAATCAATCATCTGAAACAAGCGACACGGTTTCAACCCAAGATACAATTTCCACGAATTACGAAATAAAAACAGGTGGGAGTAAAATGATACAGGTTGACGGTAAGTATAATGTTTGGACAAAAAAAGTAGGTGACGGAAAAATCAAAGTTCTACTTCTGCACGGTGGACCAGGATTTACTCACGACTATTTTGAGTGCTTTGAAGATTTTTTGCCCAAAGAAGGAATTGAGTTTTATTATTACGACCAATTAGGTGTCGGAAACTCTGATATTCCAACAGACACTTCGCTATGGAATATTCCACGCTATGTAGAAGAAGTAGAACAAGTTAGGAAAGGACTTGGCTTAGATAATTTTTACTTGCTTGGACATTCTTGGGGCGGAATGTTGGCAATGGAATACCTGCAAAAATATCAAAGCCATGTGAAAGCTGCTGTTCTTTCTAATATGACTGCTGGTATGAAAAGTTATACATCATACACTGAACAGTTAAAGCAAAAACTATTCACTCAACAGGAATTGAAAACTTATGATTCTCTTGACAAACTCAAACTGTATGACTCACCTCAATACCAAGACCTCTTAATGAATAAGCTTTATACACAAGTTGCTTATCGAAAGCCAGTTGAAGAATGGGCAGAGCCATTAATGAGAGCATTTAAGAAAGCCAATCACACTATTTATATTCATATGCAGGGTGTGGACGAGTTTCACGTAACTGGTAATTTTAAAGATTGGGAAATGTGGGACAGGTTGTCTAATATTAAAGTTCCGACACTTGTGATTGGTGGTATGAAAGATGAAATGAACCCTGACGATATAAAAAAAGAAGGTCAACTCATATTGAATAGCAGAACGTATTTGTGCCCTAACGGAAGCCATATGAGTATGTATGACGACCAACAAAATTATTTTAAAAAATCTTATTGCATTTTTGAAAGACGTGGAAGAAAACAAGTTTACGCCAGACAAAAAGCAATAAAACAGCAGCCAACAAGGGTAACCGTTGCACAACTCAAATTTTATAAAGCGGGTTTTTGGGCTAAACCGCCCGCCGTAGCTGCATTTGCCGCGTTTTAG
- a CDS encoding DUF4340 domain-containing protein → MSNKTLVLLFLGLLGVGALVYFLDLGKTKPTFNATMPKLDTAAITKIVVNSQASGNQDITFTRKEAGGEWTLNQADGSGAPADAKTMQMMLQQLSLIKPERLAANSPDKFAQYEVEGPKATHVTVFDNAKTVFDIYLGKAEMAQPGDDPSMAQQPPRIPGEPMRKPNLKTYCRLADQNTTFVVNGMVGMFFNRKAESFLPQSQPPTAIPTAPADSVVVK, encoded by the coding sequence ATGTCAAATAAAACTTTAGTGCTGCTTTTTTTGGGATTATTAGGTGTGGGTGCGTTGGTATATTTCCTTGATTTGGGCAAAACAAAGCCCACTTTTAATGCCACTATGCCTAAACTTGATACGGCTGCCATTACTAAAATTGTTGTAAATTCGCAAGCAAGCGGCAACCAAGATATAACGTTTACCCGCAAGGAAGCAGGCGGAGAGTGGACCCTAAACCAGGCCGATGGAAGTGGCGCGCCCGCCGATGCAAAAACTATGCAAATGATGTTGCAACAGTTATCTTTGATTAAACCTGAAAGATTAGCTGCCAACTCACCCGACAAGTTTGCTCAATACGAAGTGGAAGGCCCCAAAGCTACCCACGTTACCGTATTTGATAACGCTAAAACCGTATTTGACATCTATTTGGGTAAAGCTGAAATGGCACAGCCAGGCGATGACCCATCTATGGCGCAGCAACCTCCCCGGATACCCGGAGAGCCAATGCGCAAACCAAACCTTAAAACCTACTGCCGCTTGGCAGACCAAAACACTACTTTTGTAGTAAATGGAATGGTGGGTATGTTTTTTAACCGCAAAGCCGAAAGCTTTTTACCCCAATCGCAACCTCCAACGGCCATACCCACCGCCCCTGCCGATAGCGTTGTGGTAAAATAA
- a CDS encoding GIY-YIG nuclease family protein, which translates to MDSIKLNDILRLDNLSNVKIRFNLMFAQNWNPIELFKNGDISTMLAGQYWNYNKNKSYKAGQITVGLVKIKPNEDLWLLFHIGQVTKDLNLLNGVGYEYQGLPEYEKYVGRLIVKFKNKAQTMIRNAKSVIDDCYVSQILPNTFDNDLFPGYEKVNISWDEMKRLLGKENWKTALENQKGVYLLTAVSTGRMYVGSAYGENMILGRWQTYVNTGHGGNEGLKRLSFDYIKQNFKYSILDIYKSTTDDQIIIDRENWWKEVLRTRQFGYNKN; encoded by the coding sequence ATGGACAGCATTAAACTAAACGACATATTACGACTTGACAATCTTAGCAACGTGAAAATTCGCTTCAATTTGATGTTCGCTCAAAATTGGAATCCAATAGAACTTTTTAAAAATGGCGACATATCTACAATGTTAGCCGGGCAATATTGGAACTACAACAAAAACAAATCATACAAAGCAGGGCAAATCACAGTTGGACTCGTTAAGATAAAACCGAATGAAGATTTATGGTTACTTTTTCATATTGGACAAGTGACTAAGGACTTGAATCTGCTAAATGGTGTTGGTTACGAATATCAAGGGCTACCCGAATACGAAAAATATGTGGGACGCTTAATCGTAAAATTTAAGAACAAAGCGCAGACAATGATTCGTAATGCCAAGTCAGTGATTGACGACTGTTATGTTTCTCAAATTTTACCCAACACTTTTGACAATGACTTATTTCCTGGTTACGAAAAGGTAAATATTTCTTGGGATGAGATGAAGCGATTATTGGGAAAAGAGAATTGGAAAACAGCACTTGAAAACCAAAAAGGTGTTTATCTTCTGACCGCTGTATCAACCGGTAGAATGTATGTTGGTTCTGCTTACGGAGAAAACATGATTTTGGGACGATGGCAAACATATGTAAATACAGGACACGGTGGTAACGAAGGACTCAAACGACTGTCTTTTGACTATATTAAACAGAATTTCAAATATTCAATCCTCGACATTTACAAATCAACTACTGACGACCAAATTATTATCGACAGAGAAAATTGGTGGAAAGAAGTTTTAAGAACCAGACAATTTGGATACAATAAAAATTAA
- a CDS encoding nuclear transport factor 2 family protein yields the protein MEKQTLENFVKAINEHDVDRIYSLMTDDHKFIDAHGNEVIGKEKMKAGWTGYFQWFPDYKIEITDVFANDDTLAVFGFASGTFKSIKADKNVNHWKLPASWKVVVTDNKVRVWQVYTDTKIPFDIIGKNK from the coding sequence ATGGAGAAACAGACTCTTGAAAACTTCGTTAAAGCTATAAACGAGCATGACGTTGACAGAATTTATTCACTTATGACAGACGACCACAAATTTATTGACGCACATGGTAATGAAGTAATTGGCAAGGAGAAAATGAAAGCAGGCTGGACAGGTTATTTTCAATGGTTTCCTGACTACAAAATTGAAATAACAGACGTATTTGCCAACGACGACACTCTTGCCGTTTTTGGTTTTGCAAGCGGGACTTTCAAAAGTATAAAAGCAGACAAAAACGTAAACCATTGGAAACTTCCTGCATCATGGAAAGTAGTTGTAACCGACAATAAAGTTAGAGTATGGCAGGTATATACCGATACAAAAATTCCGTTTGACATCATTGGCAAAAACAAATGA
- a CDS encoding N-6 DNA methylase encodes MNRSLEQYIDNINKRFKLGNATEHTFRGDLQQLLESLVPTIRATNEPKRQSCGAPDYILTKKDIPVGFIEAKDIGDKDLEGAKKTGNKEQFDRYKASLNNIIFTDYLDFHLYRDGQFVMKITIGEISEKGIKPLTENFSSFENFIKDFCTHIGQTIKSSKRLAEMMAGKARLLSEVIEKALTSDETNHEDSTLKDQMKAFKQILIHDITPKGFADVYAQTISYGMFAARLHDPTLPTFSRQEAAELIPKSNPFLRKLFGYIAGPDIDDRIKWIVDSLVEIFLHCNVEEILKNYGKSTKMEDPIIHFYETFLSEYDPKLRKARGVWYTPQPVVNFIVRAVDDILKTEFDLPQGLADNSKTRIKIEQQGKKVEQDVHKVQILDPATGTGTFLAEVVKHIHKKFEGQQGIWSNYVETHLLPRLNGFELLMASYAMAHLKLDLLLTETGYKPTTNQRFRVYLTNSLEESHPDTGTLFANWLSTEANEANHIKRDTPVMCVIGNPPYSGESANKGEWIMKLMEDFKKEPGGKEKLKEQNSKFINDDYVKFLRYGQHFIEKNGSGVLAYINPHGFLDNPTFRGMRWHLLKTYDKIYTIDLHGNAKKKETAPDGSQDVNVFDIEQGVSINIFVKTGKKKPNELGQVFHYDLYGKRDFKYDFLSENSLKSIQYNCFTPFKNSFLFKSIDEAMLKKYNEWINPINLFKVNVMGFQTHRDDFAIDFEMKNIKSRALDLINKENTNEELFKKYSISDNRDWKLEKARNEIQNDKNWESKAVKCGYRPFDDRPCYFSYVMMDYPRKELIQNVLNKENLLLGIGRQGLAVGDIDWCLTTVSKHPVDANIFRRGGVNLFPLYLYPDNSGQQTIEQTTERQPNLNLEIVNQLASKIDLTFTNEKQYTENTFAPIDIVDYVYAVLHSPTYREKYKEFLKIDFPRVPYPKDKETFWQLVIFGSQIRQIHLLESSTVEKYITQYPIDGDNIVTKPKYQDGKVYINDTQFFNNVPQVAWEFYIGGYQPAQKWLKDRKDRKLEFDDILHYQKIIVALTETDRLMKEINKIDIE; translated from the coding sequence GTGAACAGATCTTTAGAACAGTACATAGACAACATAAATAAACGCTTTAAACTTGGTAACGCAACCGAGCATACTTTTCGGGGCGACTTACAACAACTGTTAGAAAGTTTGGTGCCGACAATCAGAGCAACCAACGAACCCAAAAGACAAAGTTGCGGAGCACCTGACTACATCTTGACAAAAAAAGATATTCCTGTTGGTTTTATAGAAGCTAAAGACATTGGTGATAAAGACCTTGAAGGAGCAAAGAAAACAGGAAACAAAGAACAGTTTGACCGTTACAAAGCATCACTAAATAACATCATATTTACAGACTATCTCGACTTTCATTTATACCGTGACGGACAGTTTGTAATGAAAATTACCATTGGAGAAATCAGCGAAAAAGGCATAAAACCGTTGACCGAGAATTTTTCAAGTTTTGAAAACTTCATCAAAGACTTTTGCACCCACATCGGGCAGACAATAAAAAGTTCAAAAAGACTTGCAGAAATGATGGCGGGCAAAGCCCGCCTTCTTTCTGAAGTTATTGAAAAGGCTTTGACAAGTGATGAAACCAATCACGAAGACAGCACACTGAAAGACCAAATGAAGGCTTTCAAACAAATTCTAATTCACGACATTACGCCAAAAGGATTTGCTGATGTTTATGCACAAACCATTTCATACGGAATGTTTGCGGCTCGTTTGCACGACCCAACTTTACCAACTTTCAGCAGACAAGAAGCAGCCGAACTTATTCCGAAATCAAATCCATTTTTGCGAAAACTATTTGGCTACATAGCTGGACCTGATATTGACGACCGCATAAAATGGATAGTTGACAGCTTGGTAGAAATTTTTCTGCATTGCAACGTGGAAGAAATTTTAAAGAATTACGGAAAGTCAACAAAAATGGAAGACCCAATCATCCATTTTTACGAAACTTTCCTAAGCGAGTACGACCCGAAACTCCGCAAAGCAAGGGGCGTTTGGTACACACCGCAACCCGTTGTAAATTTTATAGTTCGTGCTGTTGACGATATTCTAAAAACTGAATTTGACTTACCGCAAGGACTTGCAGACAATAGCAAAACGAGAATTAAAATTGAACAACAAGGCAAGAAAGTTGAGCAAGACGTTCACAAAGTTCAGATACTTGACCCAGCAACAGGAACAGGTACTTTCCTTGCCGAAGTGGTAAAACACATTCACAAAAAGTTTGAAGGACAACAAGGCATTTGGAGCAATTATGTTGAAACACATTTGTTACCTCGCCTCAACGGTTTTGAGTTGCTAATGGCAAGTTATGCAATGGCACACTTGAAATTAGATTTGCTTTTAACCGAAACAGGCTACAAGCCAACCACCAACCAACGTTTTAGAGTTTATCTTACAAACAGCCTTGAAGAAAGTCACCCCGACACAGGAACTTTATTTGCCAATTGGTTAAGCACCGAAGCAAACGAAGCAAATCACATCAAGCGTGATACGCCTGTTATGTGTGTAATTGGTAATCCACCGTATAGCGGAGAAAGTGCCAACAAAGGCGAATGGATTATGAAATTGATGGAAGATTTCAAAAAAGAACCGGGCGGAAAAGAAAAGCTGAAAGAACAAAATTCAAAATTCATCAATGACGATTATGTAAAGTTTTTGCGATACGGTCAGCATTTTATAGAAAAAAACGGAAGTGGAGTTTTAGCATACATCAACCCACACGGATTTTTAGACAACCCAACTTTTCGTGGTATGCGATGGCACTTGCTTAAAACTTATGACAAAATTTATACGATTGATTTACACGGAAACGCCAAGAAAAAAGAAACTGCACCAGACGGTTCACAAGACGTGAACGTCTTTGATATTGAACAAGGCGTTTCAATCAATATTTTTGTAAAAACAGGCAAAAAGAAACCAAACGAACTCGGACAAGTTTTTCATTATGACCTATATGGAAAACGGGATTTCAAATATGATTTTCTCTCCGAAAATTCGCTAAAATCAATTCAGTACAATTGTTTTACACCTTTCAAAAACAGTTTTTTGTTCAAAAGCATTGATGAAGCAATGCTTAAAAAATACAATGAATGGATAAATCCGATTAATCTTTTCAAAGTCAATGTAATGGGTTTTCAAACCCATAGAGATGATTTTGCAATAGATTTTGAAATGAAAAATATAAAATCAAGAGCCTTAGACCTTATCAACAAGGAAAATACAAACGAAGAACTTTTTAAAAAATATTCAATATCCGATAATCGAGATTGGAAACTAGAAAAAGCAAGAAATGAAATTCAAAATGATAAAAATTGGGAAAGTAAAGCAGTAAAATGTGGTTATAGACCTTTTGATGATAGACCTTGCTATTTCAGTTATGTAATGATGGATTATCCACGAAAGGAATTAATTCAAAATGTGCTGAATAAAGAAAACCTATTATTAGGAATTGGTAGACAAGGATTAGCGGTAGGTGATATTGATTGGTGCTTAACAACCGTTTCAAAACATCCTGTTGACGCAAATATTTTTAGACGTGGTGGAGTAAATCTTTTTCCGCTTTATTTATATCCTGACAATTCAGGTCAGCAAACAATTGAGCAAACAACAGAAAGACAGCCAAACTTAAATCTTGAAATTGTTAATCAACTCGCTTCCAAAATTGACCTGACTTTCACGAATGAAAAGCAATATACAGAAAATACTTTTGCTCCAATTGATATTGTAGATTACGTCTATGCGGTTTTGCATTCGCCAACTTACCGAGAGAAATACAAAGAGTTTTTGAAAATTGATTTTCCTAGAGTACCATATCCAAAAGACAAAGAAACATTTTGGCAATTGGTAATCTTTGGCTCGCAAATCAGACAAATTCATTTATTGGAAAGCTCAACCGTTGAGAAATACATCACGCAATATCCAATAGACGGAGACAACATTGTAACCAAACCAAAATATCAAGACGGTAAAGTTTACATAAACGACACGCAGTTTTTCAACAACGTTCCGCAGGTGGCTTGGGAGTTTTATATCGGTGGTTATCAACCCGCCCAAAAATGGCTCAAAGACCGAAAAGACCGCAAATTGGAGTTTGACGACATATTACATTATCAAAAAATCATCGTAGCCTTGACAGAAACGGACAGACTAATGAAAGAGATAAACAAAATAGACATCGAATGA